A DNA window from Massilia putida contains the following coding sequences:
- a CDS encoding DUF4198 domain-containing protein yields the protein MKRLNKAFALAALVAGLAATGAAQSHGIWFAQRATQLALLYGVGADDLDAVKRFPQVTSMNGYDADGKPVPASLHVDGRLLLVDLENQPAIVSAVLDNGTWSRTPDGKWHKQGRDEQPTATVSEKNTKYAVHIRGQLAKPLPLLPGQTLQIVPVEARLPELMGQPIKLRVYYKGKPVAGAKVMHDWLNDPDGKPVLTGADGTVTIAVRNQGLNVIVAIFNSPSEEPAKYDHLEHLASLSFVLPHAPE from the coding sequence ATGAAACGTCTGAACAAAGCATTCGCGCTGGCGGCCCTCGTCGCCGGCCTGGCCGCGACCGGCGCGGCCCAGTCGCACGGCATCTGGTTCGCGCAGCGCGCCACCCAGCTGGCGCTGTTGTACGGCGTGGGGGCCGACGACCTCGACGCCGTCAAGCGCTTCCCGCAGGTGACCAGCATGAATGGCTACGACGCCGACGGCAAGCCCGTGCCCGCCTCGCTGCATGTGGACGGGCGCCTGCTGCTGGTCGACCTGGAGAACCAGCCGGCGATCGTGTCCGCGGTGCTGGACAACGGCACGTGGAGCCGCACGCCGGACGGGAAGTGGCACAAGCAGGGCCGCGACGAGCAGCCCACCGCGACCGTCAGCGAAAAGAATACCAAATACGCAGTCCATATCCGCGGCCAGCTCGCCAAGCCGTTGCCGCTGCTGCCGGGCCAGACGCTGCAGATCGTGCCGGTGGAGGCCAGGTTGCCCGAACTGATGGGCCAGCCGATCAAGCTGCGCGTCTACTACAAGGGCAAGCCGGTGGCCGGCGCGAAGGTCATGCACGACTGGCTGAACGACCCGGACGGCAAGCCGGTGCTGACGGGCGCCGACGGTACCGTCACGATCGCGGTGCGCAACCAGGGCCTCAACGTGATCGTCGCCATCTTCAATTCGCCCTCCGAAGAGCCGGCGAAATACGACCATCTCGAACACCTGGCCTCGCTCTCGTTCGTGCTGCCGCACGCACCGGAATGA
- a CDS encoding aldehyde dehydrogenase family protein, translating to MENLNPDSVAVRGAHFIGGTWVDDRAGLEVRRPSDNRAYGELPVADAALVDRAVQNAWHAFRYGDWARRPPRERARVLRRWADLVEADASTLAPLESVGSTRPIRDALAWDVPFTAEGIRFFAELADKLGGEVAATRSDSLGMTIAEPYGMIGAIAPWNFPLVMASWKIAPALAAGNAVVLKPSELTPFSVLRLAELAIAAGMPPGIFNVVQGTGHETGDALVRHPRIAKVTFTGSTRTGAAIMAACAECGTKPVTLELGGKSPQIVFADAPDIDRAARMVAGAIAGNAGQVCVAGSRLIVQRGVAERLVDGIAGAFAALKAGPTWHADTTLPPIIRPSDAARIDGVVQRTVQAGAQIVTGGRLLAAAGDGGYYAPTILTGVHADMEAVRDEIFGPVLTVQTFDDDDEALALADHPAYGLASGLHTADIGRALRFARRLEAGTVWINRYGRSNDFVIPTGGYKRSGIGKDLGRQAYEANLRFKSVLVDFALPD from the coding sequence ATGGAAAACCTGAATCCCGACTCGGTGGCGGTACGCGGCGCGCACTTCATCGGCGGCACCTGGGTCGACGACCGGGCGGGCCTGGAGGTGCGCCGTCCTTCCGACAACCGGGCGTATGGCGAGCTGCCGGTGGCCGACGCCGCGCTGGTCGATCGCGCCGTGCAGAACGCCTGGCACGCGTTCAGGTACGGCGACTGGGCGCGCCGCCCGCCGCGCGAGCGGGCGCGCGTGCTGCGCCGCTGGGCCGACCTGGTGGAAGCCGATGCGTCCACGCTGGCGCCGCTGGAGAGCGTGGGCTCGACCCGGCCGATCCGCGATGCGCTGGCCTGGGATGTGCCCTTTACCGCCGAGGGGATCCGTTTCTTCGCCGAGCTGGCGGACAAGCTGGGCGGCGAGGTCGCGGCCACGCGCAGCGACAGCCTGGGCATGACGATCGCCGAGCCGTATGGCATGATCGGCGCGATCGCGCCATGGAATTTTCCGTTGGTGATGGCATCGTGGAAGATCGCGCCGGCCCTGGCGGCCGGCAACGCCGTGGTCCTGAAACCGTCCGAGCTGACGCCGTTCTCGGTGCTGCGCCTGGCCGAACTGGCCATCGCCGCCGGCATGCCGCCCGGGATCTTCAACGTCGTCCAGGGCACCGGGCACGAGACCGGCGATGCGCTCGTGCGCCATCCGCGCATCGCCAAGGTGACCTTCACCGGCTCCACGCGCACCGGCGCGGCCATCATGGCCGCGTGCGCCGAGTGCGGCACGAAGCCCGTCACGCTGGAGTTGGGCGGCAAGAGTCCGCAGATCGTGTTCGCCGACGCGCCCGATATCGACCGCGCGGCACGCATGGTGGCCGGCGCCATCGCCGGCAATGCCGGCCAGGTGTGCGTGGCGGGCTCGCGCCTGATCGTGCAGCGCGGCGTGGCCGAGCGCCTGGTCGACGGCATCGCCGGCGCCTTCGCCGCGCTCAAGGCCGGGCCGACGTGGCATGCGGACACGACGCTGCCTCCGATCATCCGCCCGTCCGACGCCGCGCGCATCGACGGCGTCGTGCAGCGCACCGTGCAGGCCGGTGCGCAGATCGTGACCGGCGGCAGGCTGCTTGCCGCGGCAGGCGACGGCGGCTATTACGCGCCCACCATCCTGACCGGCGTGCATGCCGACATGGAGGCGGTGCGCGACGAGATCTTCGGTCCCGTGCTGACCGTGCAAACCTTCGACGACGACGACGAGGCGCTGGCGCTGGCCGACCATCCCGCCTATGGTCTCGCCTCCGGACTGCACACGGCGGACATCGGCCGCGCGTTGCGCTTCGCGCGCCGTCTCGAGGCGGGCACCGTCTGGATCAACCGCTATGGCCGCAGCAACGACTTCGTGATACCGACCGGCGGCTACAAGCGCTCGGGCATCGGCAAGGACCTGGGACGCCAGGCCTACGAGGCCAACCTGCGTTTCAAGAGCGTGCTGGTCGACTTCGCGCTGCCCGACTAG
- a CDS encoding NAD(P)/FAD-dependent oxidoreductase — MKLESYWLDTAPAFHGAAQGPVDGRADVVVVGGGFTGLSAALALARRGAFVTLLEAGRVAGEASGRNGGQCNTGLFHDVADLTQKIGAERVRTFYQAYDAAVDTVEALVRDEAIACDFRRCGKLKVAAKPEHYAKLQRIHAQLVESVDPGVELVPPERMREELGSASFHGGLLQRGGAQMHMGRFGVGLAEAAVRAGARVFEGAAVNAIERRPGGFRVASTRGTIDAAQVFLATGNSSRGPFAHFRRRLISVGSFIIVTEPLDDAVLDRLMPTRRNYVTTKNIGNYFRVTPDQRLLFGGRARFALSNPKSDAKSGRILADTLASVFPELARTRIDYCWGGLVDMTADRLPRAGQHEGMFYSLGYSGHGVQMSVHMGQTMADVMAGKAECNPWRSLDWPAIPGYHGKAWFLPLVGAYYKLQDRLH; from the coding sequence ATGAAGCTCGAATCGTACTGGCTCGATACCGCCCCGGCGTTCCACGGCGCCGCCCAGGGCCCCGTGGACGGGCGCGCCGACGTGGTGGTGGTCGGTGGCGGATTTACCGGTCTGTCGGCCGCGCTGGCACTGGCACGCCGCGGCGCCTTCGTGACGCTGCTGGAGGCCGGCCGCGTCGCCGGCGAGGCATCGGGCCGCAACGGCGGCCAGTGCAACACCGGGCTGTTCCACGATGTCGCCGACCTGACGCAGAAAATCGGTGCGGAGCGGGTGCGCACGTTCTACCAGGCGTACGACGCCGCCGTCGATACCGTCGAGGCGCTCGTGCGCGACGAGGCCATCGCCTGCGACTTCCGCCGCTGCGGCAAGTTGAAGGTGGCGGCCAAGCCCGAACACTACGCCAAGCTGCAGCGCATCCACGCGCAGCTGGTCGAGTCGGTCGACCCCGGGGTGGAACTGGTGCCGCCGGAGCGCATGCGCGAGGAACTCGGGTCGGCCAGCTTCCACGGCGGCCTGCTGCAGCGCGGCGGCGCGCAGATGCACATGGGACGCTTCGGCGTCGGACTGGCCGAAGCGGCGGTGCGCGCGGGGGCGCGCGTGTTCGAAGGCGCGGCGGTGAACGCCATCGAACGCCGCCCCGGCGGCTTTCGCGTCGCCAGCACGCGCGGCACGATCGACGCCGCGCAGGTGTTCCTCGCCACCGGCAATTCCAGCCGCGGACCGTTCGCCCACTTCCGCCGCCGCCTGATCTCGGTGGGCAGCTTCATCATCGTCACCGAGCCGCTGGACGACGCGGTCCTCGACCGCCTGATGCCGACGCGCCGCAACTACGTCACCACCAAGAACATCGGCAACTACTTCCGCGTGACGCCCGACCAGCGCCTGCTGTTCGGCGGCCGTGCGCGCTTCGCGCTGTCCAACCCGAAGTCGGACGCCAAGAGCGGCCGCATCCTGGCCGACACCCTGGCCTCGGTGTTTCCCGAACTGGCCCGGACGCGCATCGATTACTGCTGGGGCGGACTGGTGGACATGACGGCCGACCGCCTGCCGCGCGCCGGCCAGCACGAGGGGATGTTCTATTCGCTCGGCTACAGCGGCCACGGCGTGCAGATGTCCGTGCACATGGGGCAGACGATGGCCGACGTCATGGCCGGCAAGGCCGAATGCAACCCGTGGCGCAGCCTGGACTGGCCCGCCATCCCCGGCTATCACGGCAAAGCGTGGTTCCTGCCGCTGGTGGGCGCCTATTACAAGCTGCAGGACCGGCTGCACTGA
- a CDS encoding HupE/UreJ family protein: protein MPASFPPLRSGRLLVPFLLALAAAAACAHGVAADDKAYFEQSSGAHIVPFIYLGAKHMVTGYDHLLFLFGVIFFLYRLKDVGAYVTLFALGHSITLLSGVLSETRVNPYVIDAIIGFSVVYKALDNMGALRRLLGFQPNTKAAVLVFGLFHGFGLATKLQELALSQDGLVPNILSFNVGVEIGQMLALSAILIAMGYWRRSAAFGRQAFNANVVLMIAGFVLMGYQLTGFAVT from the coding sequence ATGCCAGCCTCCTTCCCTCCTCTTCGCAGCGGGCGCCTGCTGGTGCCGTTCCTGCTCGCCCTCGCCGCGGCGGCCGCCTGCGCGCACGGCGTCGCCGCCGACGACAAGGCGTATTTCGAACAAAGCAGCGGCGCCCACATCGTGCCGTTCATCTACCTGGGCGCCAAGCACATGGTCACCGGCTACGACCACCTGCTGTTCCTGTTCGGCGTGATCTTCTTCCTGTACCGGCTGAAGGACGTGGGCGCCTACGTGACGTTGTTCGCGCTCGGGCACAGCATCACGCTGCTGAGCGGGGTGCTGAGCGAGACCCGCGTGAACCCCTACGTCATCGACGCCATCATCGGCTTTTCGGTGGTCTACAAGGCGCTCGACAACATGGGGGCGCTGCGGCGCCTGCTCGGGTTCCAGCCCAACACCAAGGCCGCGGTACTGGTGTTCGGCCTGTTCCACGGTTTCGGGCTGGCCACCAAGCTGCAGGAACTGGCGCTGTCGCAGGACGGGCTGGTGCCGAACATCCTGTCGTTCAACGTCGGCGTGGAGATCGGCCAGATGCTCGCCCTGTCCGCGATCCTGATCGCGATGGGCTACTGGCGCCGCAGCGCCGCCTTCGGCCGCCAGGCCTTCAATGCGAACGTCGTGCTGATGATCGCGGGATTCGTCCTCATGGGTTACCAACTCACCGGCTTTGCCGTCACCTGA
- a CDS encoding haloacid dehalogenase type II, which translates to MSTLRPKYITFDCYGTLTRFRMADMARATFADRIPAERMEEFVLHFAAFRLDEVLDPWKPYEQVIKNSVERVCKKWGIPYVEAEAQAIYDAVPSWGPHADVPDALAKVAKEFPLVIYSNAANDQIMHNVAKLGAPFHKVFTAETAKVYKPRLAAFQYLLDNLNCGPDDILHVSSSLRYDLMPAHDMSIKNKVFVARGHEPSTPHYGYHEMKDLSGLPALLGL; encoded by the coding sequence ATGAGCACTCTCCGGCCGAAATACATCACCTTCGACTGCTACGGCACCCTGACCCGCTTCCGCATGGCCGACATGGCGCGTGCGACGTTCGCGGACCGGATTCCGGCCGAACGCATGGAGGAATTCGTGCTGCACTTCGCCGCCTTCCGGCTGGACGAGGTGCTCGATCCCTGGAAACCGTACGAGCAAGTCATCAAGAACTCGGTCGAGCGGGTCTGCAAGAAATGGGGCATCCCGTACGTCGAGGCGGAAGCGCAGGCGATCTACGATGCCGTGCCGTCCTGGGGCCCGCACGCGGACGTGCCGGACGCGCTGGCCAAGGTGGCCAAGGAGTTCCCGCTCGTGATCTACTCGAACGCCGCCAACGACCAGATCATGCACAACGTCGCCAAGCTGGGCGCGCCGTTCCACAAGGTGTTCACCGCGGAGACGGCCAAGGTCTACAAGCCGCGGCTGGCCGCCTTCCAGTACCTGCTCGACAACCTGAACTGCGGGCCGGACGACATCCTGCACGTGTCCTCGAGCCTGCGCTACGACCTGATGCCGGCGCACGACATGAGCATCAAGAACAAGGTGTTCGTGGCGCGCGGCCACGAGCCCTCGACCCCGCACTACGGCTACCATGAAATGAAGGACCTGTCGGGCCTGCCGGCCCTGCTCGGCCTGTGA
- a CDS encoding ABC transporter permease: MNRRTASLPSPLALLGLAITVFWLLMALAGPWLAPHDAAALVDDDVFGPISGRFPLGSDYLGRDMLSRVLVGARFTVALALTAAALASTGGTLLGLFAATAGGWIDNAVSRVLDTLISIPGKMFALMMVASFGSSAPVLIATAAVGFLPGAYRIARALAVNVQAMDFVQAARARGEGMAYITCVEILPNIVRPVLADFGLRFVFIVLLLSGLSFLSLGVQPPDADWGSLVRENIAGLSEGAPAVLVPALAIASLTIGVNLWIDNLRGGAKDA; encoded by the coding sequence ATGAACCGCCGTACCGCATCCCTCCCATCGCCGCTCGCGCTGCTCGGGCTGGCCATCACCGTGTTCTGGCTGCTGATGGCCCTGGCCGGGCCCTGGCTCGCGCCCCACGACGCCGCCGCGCTCGTCGACGACGACGTGTTCGGCCCGATCAGCGGCCGCTTCCCGCTCGGTTCCGACTACCTGGGCCGCGACATGCTGAGCCGCGTCCTGGTGGGTGCGCGCTTCACCGTGGCGCTGGCGCTGACGGCGGCCGCGCTGGCCAGCACCGGCGGCACCCTGCTCGGCCTGTTCGCGGCGACCGCCGGCGGCTGGATCGACAACGCCGTCAGCCGCGTGCTGGACACGCTGATCTCGATTCCCGGCAAGATGTTCGCGCTGATGATGGTGGCGTCGTTCGGTTCGTCGGCGCCGGTGCTGATCGCCACCGCGGCGGTCGGCTTCCTGCCCGGCGCCTACCGCATCGCGCGCGCACTGGCCGTGAACGTGCAGGCGATGGATTTCGTGCAGGCGGCGCGGGCGCGGGGCGAAGGCATGGCCTACATCACCTGCGTCGAGATCCTGCCCAACATCGTGCGCCCCGTGCTGGCCGACTTCGGCCTGCGCTTCGTGTTCATCGTGCTGCTGCTGTCCGGCCTGTCGTTCCTGAGCCTCGGCGTGCAGCCGCCGGACGCCGACTGGGGCTCGCTGGTGCGCGAGAACATCGCGGGGCTGAGCGAGGGCGCGCCGGCGGTGCTGGTGCCGGCGCTCGCGATCGCCTCGCTGACCATCGGCGTCAACCTGTGGATCGACAACCTGCGCGGCGGCGCCAAGGATGCATGA
- a CDS encoding PepSY domain-containing protein: protein MRPVLKRLHRWTGLAAGPAFVMVALTGSVLALRPPPDAAPGTAACAAPLALDTLVARARGASPAAGPLRFLRLSATPGAAWRVRFDDGRWIDVDPCSGRVLGSQAVYGGTFGTIARIHIFGFLPAQEGVAGTFALLFLVAMGGAGAVLWRPTRRTLKAALRAPSGLRGQARWRGLHRTAALYALPVLLTSALTGLPQAFHWGDSPPPPAWPHAGARGAPRVSLQRMWEQAQALVPHPRRVQVRMPAAPDMPVTFAMVGADAPHANALSYVRVDPDGARPAGFVPYGRNPAAHRAYLFAAALHYGWIGGVAGQLLLALGALAVPLLAWTGTAAWLRGRRRHPVRLQAVVADKRIEAEDVCVFELAAADGGRLPAFRAGAHIDVHLPDGLVRQYSLCGDPRDRRRYRIAVLKAAPSRGGSRALHEIVRTGDRIEIGAPKNHFALAGGAARTLLFAGGIGITPIICMADTLARAGAEFELHYCVRTPRRAAFAQRLMRAPYAGRVHFHYGEAAGGRRLDLPSVLAGADARTHLYVCGPAGFMDAVRDCALAHGWDPSRIHREHFAQAAQAAPARPFDIRIASSGAVVHVPADTSALDALARHGIHVPSACRQGLCGTCLTGVLDGEPEHRDLFLDDTRRARNDCMAPCCSRARGPSLTLDL from the coding sequence ATGCGTCCCGTCCTCAAGCGCCTGCATCGCTGGACCGGACTCGCGGCCGGCCCGGCCTTCGTGATGGTGGCGCTGACCGGGTCGGTCCTGGCGCTGCGCCCCCCGCCCGACGCGGCGCCGGGGACGGCCGCATGCGCCGCGCCGCTGGCGCTCGACACGCTCGTCGCGCGCGCGCGTGGCGCGAGTCCCGCCGCCGGTCCGCTCCGCTTCCTGCGCCTGTCGGCCACGCCCGGCGCCGCCTGGCGCGTCCGCTTCGACGACGGCCGCTGGATCGACGTCGATCCGTGCAGCGGCCGCGTCCTCGGCAGCCAGGCGGTCTACGGCGGCACGTTCGGGACGATCGCCCGGATCCACATCTTCGGCTTCCTGCCCGCGCAGGAAGGGGTGGCGGGCACGTTCGCGCTGCTGTTCCTCGTCGCGATGGGCGGCGCCGGCGCGGTGTTGTGGCGCCCCACCCGGCGTACGCTGAAGGCGGCTTTGCGCGCGCCGTCCGGCCTGCGCGGCCAGGCCCGCTGGCGCGGCCTGCACCGCACGGCCGCCCTGTACGCGCTGCCGGTGCTGCTGACTTCCGCCCTCACCGGCCTGCCCCAGGCATTCCACTGGGGCGACAGTCCGCCGCCGCCGGCGTGGCCCCATGCCGGCGCCAGGGGCGCGCCGCGCGTCTCGCTGCAGCGGATGTGGGAGCAGGCGCAGGCCCTCGTGCCGCATCCGCGCCGGGTCCAGGTCCGCATGCCCGCCGCGCCGGACATGCCGGTCACCTTCGCGATGGTCGGCGCCGACGCGCCGCACGCGAACGCCCTGAGCTACGTGCGCGTCGACCCCGACGGCGCCCGTCCGGCCGGATTCGTCCCGTACGGGAGGAACCCGGCGGCGCATCGCGCGTACCTGTTCGCCGCCGCCCTGCACTACGGCTGGATCGGCGGCGTGGCCGGGCAGCTGCTGCTCGCGCTGGGTGCCCTGGCCGTGCCGCTGCTGGCCTGGACCGGCACGGCCGCCTGGCTGCGCGGCCGGCGCCGGCATCCCGTGCGCCTGCAGGCCGTCGTGGCCGACAAGCGCATCGAGGCCGAGGATGTGTGCGTGTTCGAGCTGGCGGCCGCGGACGGCGGGCGCCTGCCCGCTTTCCGCGCCGGCGCGCACATCGACGTGCACCTGCCGGACGGCCTGGTGCGCCAATATTCGCTGTGCGGCGACCCGCGCGACCGGCGCCGCTACCGCATCGCGGTGCTGAAGGCCGCGCCGTCGCGCGGCGGCTCCCGGGCGCTGCACGAGATTGTCCGTACCGGCGACCGGATCGAGATCGGCGCGCCGAAGAACCATTTCGCCCTCGCCGGCGGCGCCGCGCGCACGCTGCTGTTCGCCGGCGGCATCGGCATCACGCCCATCATCTGCATGGCCGACACGCTCGCGCGTGCGGGCGCCGAGTTCGAACTGCACTACTGCGTGCGCACGCCGCGCCGCGCCGCGTTCGCGCAACGGCTGATGCGCGCGCCCTACGCCGGGCGGGTGCACTTCCACTACGGCGAAGCGGCCGGAGGACGGCGGCTCGACCTGCCGTCCGTGCTGGCCGGCGCGGACGCGCGCACCCACCTGTATGTCTGCGGCCCGGCCGGTTTCATGGACGCGGTGCGCGACTGCGCGCTGGCGCACGGGTGGGATCCGTCGCGGATCCACCGCGAGCATTTCGCGCAAGCGGCGCAAGCGGCGCCCGCGCGGCCGTTCGACATCCGCATCGCCAGCAGCGGCGCGGTCGTCCACGTGCCGGCCGACACGAGCGCCCTGGACGCGCTGGCCCGGCACGGCATCCACGTGCCCAGCGCCTGCCGCCAGGGCCTGTGCGGCACCTGCCTGACGGGCGTGCTGGACGGCGAACCCGAGCACCGCGACCTGTTCCTCGACGACACACGGCGCGCACGCAACGACTGCATGGCGCCGTGCTGCTCGCGCGCGCGCGGCCCGTCGCTGACCTTGGACCTGTAA
- a CDS encoding ABC transporter permease, which produces MNATIARLLAQRFALALLTLMMVSVVVFAITNLLPGDAAEESLGQSATPEAVAALRAQFGLDQPAPQRYARWLGHLLGGHPGTSLVNGKPVAELIGQRLPSSLVLAGVTAAVSVPLALALGILSAMLHGSWFDRAVNVGTVALVSVPEFLVATLAVLLFAVKLRWLSALSHTADIASFGGFVRAYAMPVFTLCCVIVAQMARMTRAALLDQLAAPYAEMARLKGAGPVRVVLRHALPNAIGPIANAVALSLSYLLGGVLIVETVFNYPGIANLMVDAVTTRDIPLVQACAMIFCAAYLLLVTLADVCAIVANPRLRNQ; this is translated from the coding sequence ATGAACGCCACCATCGCGCGCCTGCTCGCGCAACGCTTCGCCCTCGCCCTGCTGACCCTGATGATGGTATCGGTGGTGGTGTTTGCGATCACGAACCTGCTGCCCGGCGACGCCGCCGAGGAATCGCTGGGCCAGTCGGCCACGCCGGAAGCGGTGGCGGCGCTGCGCGCGCAGTTCGGCCTCGACCAGCCCGCGCCGCAGCGCTACGCGCGCTGGCTCGGCCACCTGCTCGGCGGCCATCCCGGCACGTCGCTCGTCAACGGCAAGCCGGTCGCGGAACTGATCGGCCAGCGCCTGCCCAGCTCCCTGGTACTGGCGGGCGTGACGGCGGCCGTCTCGGTGCCGCTCGCGCTGGCGCTCGGCATCCTGTCGGCGATGCTGCACGGCTCCTGGTTCGACCGTGCCGTCAACGTGGGCACGGTGGCACTGGTGTCGGTGCCGGAATTCCTCGTCGCGACGCTGGCCGTGCTGCTGTTCGCGGTCAAGCTGCGCTGGCTGTCGGCGCTCTCGCACACCGCCGATATCGCCTCGTTCGGCGGCTTCGTGCGCGCCTACGCGATGCCCGTCTTCACCTTGTGCTGCGTGATCGTCGCCCAGATGGCGCGCATGACCCGCGCCGCCCTGCTCGACCAGCTCGCCGCGCCCTACGCGGAGATGGCGCGCCTGAAGGGTGCGGGTCCGGTGCGTGTCGTGCTCCGGCACGCGCTGCCCAATGCGATCGGCCCGATCGCCAACGCGGTCGCGCTGAGCCTGTCCTACCTGCTCGGCGGCGTGCTGATCGTCGAGACGGTGTTCAACTACCCCGGCATCGCCAACCTGATGGTCGATGCCGTGACGACGCGCGACATCCCGCTCGTGCAAGCCTGCGCCATGATCTTCTGCGCCGCCTACCTGCTCTTGGTGACGCTGGCCGACGTCTGCGCGATCGTCGCCAACCCGAGGCTGAGGAACCAATGA
- a CDS encoding TonB-dependent siderophore receptor has product MYPSRYHTLALFLAATYPIVALAAEPDAPTADAAPAAGEPTKTVVITAQRQNYRSLSATGATKTDTLLQDLPQSVRVITADLLKDVGVTDLAGALDLSSGISRASNFGGLWDSYAMRGFTGDPNFGSDYMVNGFSSSRGYNGLRDGVNTQSVEILKGPSAALYGRGEPGGTVNITTKKPRFQPEYTIEGTLASHRTRRGAVDFTGPISETLAYRLNAAWEKGDSFRDRLKHERKFISPSFIWLVGEATTVSYEVEAVEQRAPFDRGVVAVNKVLGLIPVSRFLGEPADGPVTIRSLGHQVFIQHPFNDDWSLQTGVAYRSSLLYGLSSQANNLLADGRTLRRQHRLNDNSAIDRSGRLELLGKVATGPIRHNLLFGVDAYKFDDRRIQYRRNPNAGNPYAIDIYNPVYGGVADPMTLSISTKSDQRAHGVYAQDQIDLTDQWKMLVGARRDSADQQVINYRQNATNKQSPDATSPRAGLVYQPDKQLSLYATAARAFRPNDGISIDNQAFPPEQSKSYEVGAKYDTNRLSGTLALYRITKKNVLTTNPINTDFSLPAGEVASKGVEFDVSGEIARDLKLSASYAYTDAKVTKGDATIVTGSRFPNVPKNSASVVLTQSFPLGPGKASLGGGVNYVGARLGDVAASSDFELPAYTIFRLISSYAPTKKTRVSLNVDNLFNKSYYASSYSQVWVMPGATRTVSLTVRHTF; this is encoded by the coding sequence ATGTATCCGTCCCGGTACCACACCCTGGCCCTGTTCCTGGCCGCCACCTATCCGATCGTCGCCCTGGCCGCGGAACCCGATGCACCCACCGCCGACGCGGCGCCGGCGGCGGGCGAGCCGACCAAGACCGTCGTCATCACGGCCCAGCGCCAGAATTACCGCAGCCTGTCGGCCACCGGCGCCACCAAGACCGACACCTTGCTGCAGGACCTGCCGCAAAGCGTGCGCGTGATCACGGCCGACCTGCTGAAGGACGTCGGCGTGACCGACCTGGCCGGCGCGCTCGATCTCTCCAGCGGCATCTCGCGCGCCAGCAATTTCGGCGGCCTGTGGGACAGCTATGCCATGCGCGGCTTCACCGGTGATCCGAACTTCGGGTCCGACTACATGGTCAACGGCTTCAGTTCCAGCCGCGGCTACAACGGCCTGCGCGACGGCGTGAACACGCAGTCGGTGGAAATCCTCAAGGGACCGTCCGCCGCGCTGTACGGCCGCGGCGAGCCGGGCGGCACCGTCAACATCACCACCAAAAAGCCGCGCTTCCAGCCCGAGTACACGATCGAAGGCACGCTCGCGAGCCATCGGACCCGGCGCGGCGCCGTCGATTTCACCGGTCCGATCAGCGAGACCCTGGCTTACCGCCTGAACGCCGCCTGGGAAAAGGGCGACAGCTTCCGCGACCGGCTCAAGCACGAGCGCAAGTTCATATCGCCGTCCTTCATCTGGCTGGTCGGCGAGGCGACCACGGTGTCGTACGAGGTCGAGGCGGTCGAGCAGCGCGCGCCGTTCGACCGCGGCGTCGTGGCCGTCAACAAGGTGCTCGGCCTGATCCCCGTGTCGCGTTTCCTGGGCGAGCCGGCGGACGGTCCGGTGACCATCCGCTCGCTGGGCCACCAGGTCTTCATCCAGCATCCGTTCAACGACGACTGGTCGCTGCAGACGGGCGTGGCCTACCGCAGCAGCTTGCTGTACGGCCTGTCGAGCCAGGCCAACAACCTGCTGGCGGACGGCCGCACCCTGCGCCGCCAGCACCGCCTCAACGACAACAGTGCCATCGACCGCTCCGGGCGCCTGGAACTCCTCGGCAAGGTCGCCACCGGCCCGATCCGGCATAACCTGCTGTTCGGCGTGGACGCCTACAAGTTCGACGACCGCCGCATCCAGTACCGGCGCAATCCGAACGCCGGCAATCCGTACGCGATCGACATCTACAATCCCGTGTACGGCGGCGTCGCCGATCCGATGACGCTGTCGATCAGCACGAAATCCGACCAGCGCGCGCATGGCGTCTACGCGCAGGACCAGATCGACCTGACCGACCAGTGGAAGATGCTGGTCGGCGCGCGCCGCGACAGCGCCGACCAGCAGGTCATCAACTATCGCCAGAACGCGACCAACAAGCAGAGCCCGGACGCCACGAGCCCGCGCGCGGGCCTCGTGTATCAGCCGGACAAGCAGTTGTCGCTGTATGCCACCGCCGCGCGCGCGTTCCGTCCGAACGACGGCATCAGCATCGACAACCAGGCGTTCCCGCCGGAGCAGAGCAAGTCGTACGAGGTCGGCGCGAAGTACGACACCAACCGGTTGAGCGGCACGCTGGCGCTGTACCGCATCACCAAGAAGAACGTGCTGACCACCAATCCGATCAATACCGACTTCTCGCTGCCGGCCGGCGAGGTCGCCAGCAAGGGTGTGGAATTCGACGTCTCGGGCGAGATCGCGCGCGACCTGAAGCTGTCGGCGTCGTATGCCTACACCGACGCCAAGGTCACCAAGGGCGACGCGACGATCGTCACCGGCAGCCGCTTTCCCAACGTGCCGAAGAACAGCGCGTCGGTCGTGCTGACGCAGAGCTTCCCGCTCGGTCCGGGCAAGGCCTCGCTGGGCGGCGGCGTGAACTACGTCGGCGCGCGCCTGGGCGACGTCGCGGCCAGCAGCGACTTCGAACTGCCGGCCTACACGATCTTCCGCCTGATCTCGTCGTACGCGCCGACCAAGAAAACCCGGGTGTCGCTCAACGTCGACAACCTGTTCAACAAGAGCTATTACGCCAGCTCGTACAGCCAGGTCTGGGTCATGCCCGGCGCCACGCGCACGGTGTCGCTGACCGTGCGCCATACCTTCTGA